One Candidatus Acidulodesulfobacterium ferriphilum genomic window carries:
- the pstA gene encoding phosphate ABC transporter permease PstA, which produces MAELANIKKDDDPMPVFPINRGYIKRKKFYNSIAVFFAVMAFIIGAFPVFHIIYKAVALGHKYLNWRFISTLPTGFPIGAQGGILNAIIGDVYLIVIASIFAVPLGIGSGLYLSLFGKKRTNTFLRLLNELMIGIPSVVWGIVGFYVFSTNAGLGFHFGFSALAGGLTLGFIMTPIIALLTEQAINQIPAGYIEGALAMGATKWQATKSVIMKAALGGIFTGILLGIMNIIGQTAPLLFTNYYNTGLPTGITGPGGAVGDLAMLIFIYIHEPSKILHIKAEAASVVLLFFIFAIDLGLRLINYLTRKFL; this is translated from the coding sequence ATGGCAGAACTTGCAAATATTAAAAAGGATGACGATCCAATGCCGGTATTCCCTATAAACAGGGGATATATTAAAAGAAAAAAATTTTATAATAGCATTGCGGTATTTTTTGCGGTAATGGCTTTCATTATAGGCGCCTTTCCGGTTTTTCACATTATTTATAAGGCGGTCGCCTTAGGACATAAATACCTTAACTGGAGATTTATTTCGACTCTGCCCACCGGTTTTCCTATCGGAGCGCAGGGCGGAATATTAAACGCAATTATAGGCGATGTTTATCTTATAGTTATTGCTTCCATTTTTGCCGTTCCGCTCGGCATAGGTTCCGGATTATATTTATCCCTTTTTGGAAAGAAAAGAACAAATACTTTTCTAAGGCTGTTAAACGAATTAATGATAGGAATTCCATCGGTGGTTTGGGGTATTGTGGGTTTTTATGTATTTTCCACAAATGCCGGCTTAGGTTTTCATTTTGGTTTTTCTGCCCTTGCAGGCGGGCTTACGCTTGGTTTTATTATGACTCCTATTATTGCCCTGTTGACCGAACAGGCTATAAATCAGATTCCCGCAGGTTATATAGAGGGGGCTCTGGCTATGGGCGCGACAAAATGGCAGGCGACAAAATCGGTTATAATGAAAGCGGCATTAGGCGGTATATTTACGGGGATACTTTTAGGTATAATGAATATTATCGGACAGACGGCCCCGCTTTTATTTACAAATTATTATAATACAGGCTTGCCTACGGGGATTACCGGTCCCGGCGGCGCTGTGGGCGATCTGGCAATGCTGATTTTTATATACATTCACGAACCTTCCAAAATTTTGCATATCAAAGCCGAAGCGGCTTCGGTTGTTCTGCTTTTTTTTATTTTTGCGATAGATTTGGGGTTAAGGCTTATAAACTATTTGACGAGAAAATTTTTATAA
- the pstB gene encoding phosphate ABC transporter ATP-binding protein, giving the protein MAEQNEIKVEVKNLNFYYGNYHLLKNINLYFKRNSVCTLLGPSGCGKSTFLRTLNRMNDYTEGAKLTGEVLIDGKNIYDKSVDVVELRRNIGMVFQSPNPFPKSIFDNIAFGLKIHGIKNREFIAERVEKCLKYAGLYDEVKDKLHKSAFSLSGGQQQRLCIARAIATNPSILLMDEPTAYLDPASASIILDLITTFKKYYTIIIVSHNIQQAGRISDYSGFFLDGELIEFDEAGNFFTRPKDKRTENFITSRY; this is encoded by the coding sequence ATGGCGGAACAAAACGAGATTAAAGTCGAGGTTAAAAACCTAAATTTTTATTACGGAAATTATCATCTTTTGAAAAATATTAATCTATATTTTAAAAGAAATTCGGTTTGCACCTTGCTTGGCCCTTCAGGATGCGGAAAATCGACTTTTTTAAGAACTTTAAACAGAATGAACGATTATACCGAGGGGGCTAAATTAACGGGTGAGGTTTTAATAGACGGAAAAAATATATACGATAAGTCTGTCGATGTTGTTGAGTTAAGAAGAAATATCGGCATGGTCTTTCAAAGCCCGAATCCGTTTCCCAAATCTATTTTTGATAATATTGCTTTTGGATTAAAAATACACGGGATAAAAAATAGGGAGTTTATTGCCGAAAGGGTTGAGAAATGTCTTAAATATGCTGGTCTTTACGACGAGGTAAAGGATAAACTTCATAAGTCGGCTTTTTCTCTTTCGGGCGGCCAGCAACAAAGGTTATGTATTGCAAGGGCTATCGCGACAAACCCGTCCATTCTTTTGATGGATGAACCCACCGCTTATTTAGACCCTGCCTCGGCAAGCATTATATTAGATTTGATTACGACATTCAAAAAATATTATACCATTATAATAGTAAGCCATAATATTCAGCAGGCAGGCAGAATTTCCGATTACAGCGGATTTTTTCTTGACGGAGAACTCATAGAATTTGACGAAGCGGGCAATTTCTTTACAAGGCCGAAGGACAAAAGGACGGAGAATTTTATAACCAGCAGGTATTAA
- the phoU gene encoding phosphate signaling complex protein PhoU, with protein sequence MNVLDNELAKLKKNVVEMSEIVNNQLNNATIFLFERDKKLAEDTIKNDLKVNSMEVGINENCIKLLALYQPEAADLMFITTSMKIITDLERMGDLCASICQIGLKLTDGSSSSEEFKCIYSYFEDVARRGDEMLKMAIKMYSDGVKDNIGLKDIIIKDENVIDVLSHKIVVDIINNSLNNLKALENNITYIFIARKYERFADHAQKIMELLLYMDLGKDLRNLPEF encoded by the coding sequence GTGAATGTATTAGATAATGAGCTTGCAAAATTGAAAAAAAATGTTGTCGAAATGAGCGAGATTGTTAATAATCAGCTCAACAATGCTACCATATTTCTTTTCGAAAGGGATAAAAAACTTGCCGAAGACACTATTAAAAATGACCTTAAAGTAAACTCGATGGAAGTCGGTATTAATGAAAACTGTATAAAACTTCTGGCATTATACCAGCCCGAAGCCGCCGATTTAATGTTTATAACTACATCGATGAAAATAATAACCGACCTTGAACGGATGGGAGATTTATGCGCTTCTATTTGCCAGATAGGGCTTAAGCTGACGGATGGTTCTTCGTCTTCGGAGGAATTTAAGTGCATTTATTCATATTTCGAGGATGTTGCAAGAAGGGGCGACGAAATGCTTAAGATGGCGATAAAGATGTATTCCGACGGGGTAAAAGATAACATAGGACTGAAAGACATTATCATAAAAGACGAAAATGTTATCGATGTATTGTCCCATAAAATCGTCGTCGATATTATAAATAACTCTTTAAATAATTTAAAAGCATTGGAGAACAATATAACTTATATATTTATCGCGCGAAAATATGAAAGGTTTGCCGACCACGCCCAAAAGATTATGGAGTTATTACTCTATATGGACTTAGGAAAAGATTTAAGGAACCTGCCCGAGTTTTAA
- a CDS encoding ABC transporter permease: MKELINAFKNNKLALISLAFILIVILAAIFAPYIAPYNPDKINVNSILLPPSFAHPLGTDQLGRDVLSRLIYGSRISIEVGFIAVSISLFIGIIVGSYAGYYGGIIDSILMRFVDIMLTFPSFFLILAISAILKPSIINIMIIIGLTSWMGVARIIRAEFAQNKEKDYALASKASGASAAYIMFSEILPNTIAPILVSATLGIAAAILIQASLAFLGIGIMPPTPSWGGMLSRGKTYIMIAWWLTLFPGIAILLTVLSFNLIGEAVRDALDPRYSGEK, translated from the coding sequence ATGAAAGAACTTATTAATGCTTTTAAAAATAACAAACTGGCGTTAATTTCTCTTGCATTTATTTTAATCGTGATTTTAGCCGCAATATTTGCTCCCTATATTGCTCCATACAACCCCGATAAAATAAATGTAAACTCGATTTTACTTCCGCCAAGTTTTGCCCATCCTTTGGGAACGGACCAGCTTGGAAGAGATGTACTGTCAAGGCTTATTTACGGCAGCAGGATTTCGATAGAGGTTGGATTTATCGCGGTTTCCATTTCTTTGTTTATCGGAATTATTGTCGGTTCGTATGCAGGCTATTACGGCGGCATAATCGACAGCATTTTAATGCGGTTTGTCGATATTATGCTGACATTTCCGTCTTTCTTTTTAATCCTTGCTATCAGCGCAATATTAAAACCCTCCATTATCAACATAATGATTATAATCGGGCTTACATCGTGGATGGGGGTTGCCAGAATTATAAGGGCCGAATTTGCTCAAAACAAAGAAAAGGATTACGCGTTGGCGTCAAAAGCCTCCGGGGCTTCGGCCGCCTATATAATGTTTTCTGAAATATTGCCGAACACTATTGCTCCTATTTTAGTCTCCGCAACATTAGGTATTGCGGCGGCAATATTGATTCAAGCCTCGCTTGCCTTCCTCGGAATAGGAATAATGCCGCCAACGCCGAGCTGGGGAGGAATGCTCTCGAGAGGTAAAACTTACATAATGATTGCGTGGTGGCTTACGCTTTTCCCCGGAATTGCAATTCTTTTAACGGTTCTAAGTTTTAACCTTATAGGAGAGGCGGTTAGGGATGCGTTAGACCCGAGATATTCCGGCGAAAAATAA
- a CDS encoding ABC transporter permease: MGIYIFKRFLFMIPILIGITLISFFVIHLAPGNPLTEQLGLNPKVSMSARTQLEKLYGLNKPLLMQYAEWLKRIATFNFGLSFTANHEPVITEIKRTIGITIIINTLAIIFIFIFSIPIGVLSAVKQNSLFDKISTVLVFIGFAAPSFWVALLLIIFFGIDLRILPIGGITSIGYNSLSLGGKIIDIGKHLVMPVFVAGFGGIAGLSRYLRGNMLEVYRQDYIMTARAKGLKEWVVIYKHALKNALIPFITILGLSVPGLIGGSVIIETIFDINGMGRLFYQSVLARDYPTIMGILVIGAILTLLGNLMADIAYALVDPRLRK, translated from the coding sequence ATGGGCATTTACATTTTTAAAAGATTTTTATTTATGATCCCGATTTTAATCGGAATCACGCTGATATCCTTCTTTGTCATTCACCTTGCGCCGGGTAATCCCTTAACGGAGCAGCTGGGATTAAATCCCAAGGTATCTATGTCTGCAAGGACTCAGCTCGAAAAACTGTACGGCTTGAATAAGCCGCTTTTAATGCAATATGCAGAATGGTTAAAAAGAATAGCCACTTTTAATTTCGGATTATCGTTTACGGCGAATCACGAACCTGTTATAACTGAAATCAAAAGAACAATAGGGATTACGATTATCATTAACACGCTTGCGATAATATTTATCTTTATATTTTCTATACCGATAGGGGTGTTATCCGCGGTGAAACAGAATTCATTATTTGATAAAATATCTACTGTTTTAGTTTTTATAGGCTTCGCCGCCCCCTCTTTTTGGGTGGCGCTGCTATTAATAATATTTTTTGGGATAGATTTGCGTATTTTGCCGATAGGAGGGATAACATCCATCGGTTATAACTCTCTTTCATTGGGGGGGAAGATTATCGATATCGGGAAACATCTGGTTATGCCGGTTTTTGTTGCAGGATTCGGCGGTATTGCAGGGCTTTCGAGGTATTTAAGGGGAAACATGCTTGAAGTGTACAGACAGGATTATATCATGACTGCAAGAGCAAAGGGATTAAAGGAATGGGTGGTCATTTACAAGCATGCCTTAAAAAATGCGCTCATTCCATTTATAACTATATTAGGATTAAGCGTTCCGGGACTTATTGGCGGAAGCGTCATAATAGAAACGATATTCGATATAAACGGCATGGGCAGGTTATTTTATCAGAGCGTTCTCGCCCGAGACTATCCCACAATAATGGGTATTTTAGTCATAGGAGCGATTCTTACCCTTCTTGGCAATCTAATGGCGGATATAGCCTATGCTTTGGTTGACCCCAGGCTTAGAAAGTGA
- a CDS encoding diaminopimelate epimerase, whose product MKFTKLQGAGNDYLYLDAVNDLPGCVADDTDFYKELAVKISDRHFGAGSDGIIVILPASTASNVSEVKADFRMRMFNADGSEGEMCGNGIRCFAKYVYDHRLTDKRVIDIETLAGIKTVEVFLKDGKVKEARVFMGLPAFETSKIPANFRNSEIVEEKLNVKGKDFTVSCVSMGNPHCVIFIDDVKDFDVHFYGPLIENNPMFPKRTNVEFVQVLDDNNVLVRTWERGSGETLACGTGACAVYSVMRKTNKISHGSLNVNLYGGILKISGELADGIYMAGPAEEVFTGYFNLPAGKR is encoded by the coding sequence ATCAAATTTACCAAGCTCCAGGGGGCAGGCAACGATTATCTGTATTTGGATGCCGTAAACGATTTGCCCGGCTGTGTTGCGGATGACACGGATTTTTATAAAGAATTGGCCGTCAAAATAAGCGATAGGCATTTTGGCGCAGGTTCGGACGGCATCATAGTTATTTTGCCTGCATCCACCGCATCTAACGTTTCCGAAGTCAAAGCGGATTTTCGCATGCGTATGTTTAACGCCGACGGTTCCGAAGGCGAGATGTGCGGAAACGGGATAAGATGCTTTGCCAAGTATGTTTATGACCATCGCCTTACGGATAAAAGGGTCATAGATATAGAAACCCTTGCAGGGATTAAAACCGTCGAGGTGTTTTTAAAGGACGGCAAAGTAAAAGAGGCGAGGGTATTTATGGGGCTTCCGGCTTTCGAGACCTCTAAAATTCCTGCCAATTTTAGAAATTCCGAAATAGTCGAGGAAAAATTAAACGTTAAAGGAAAGGATTTCACGGTTTCCTGCGTTTCTATGGGTAATCCCCATTGCGTAATATTTATTGACGATGTAAAAGATTTCGATGTTCATTTTTACGGACCCTTAATAGAAAACAACCCAATGTTTCCAAAAAGGACAAATGTAGAATTTGTTCAGGTTTTAGACGATAACAATGTGCTGGTTAGAACATGGGAAAGGGGTTCGGGAGAGACTTTAGCATGCGGGACTGGCGCTTGCGCCGTGTATTCCGTTATGAGAAAGACAAATAAAATAAGCCATGGTAGTTTAAATGTGAACCTTTACGGCGGAATACTAAAAATATCGGGTGAGCTTGCGGACGGTATTTATATGGCAGGCCCTGCGGAAGAGGTTTTTACCGGATATTTTAACTTGCCGGCCGGCAAGCGGTAA